A genomic window from Silene latifolia isolate original U9 population chromosome 11, ASM4854445v1, whole genome shotgun sequence includes:
- the LOC141613234 gene encoding uncharacterized protein LOC141613234, giving the protein MTNDNNKKFFHPAYSVSNIKKFVQVTLKTENVHYASWAELFLNTARAFDVIDHISPPKDTVINKDTKWNRFDAVVKQWIYNTISLDLLHTILEPGETAQSAWDRLKDIFNDTKKSKAVI; this is encoded by the coding sequence ATGACAaacgacaacaacaaaaaattctTTCACCCAGCCTACTCCGTCTCAAACATCAAAAAATTTGTTCAAGTAACTCTCAAAACCGAGAACGTGCATTATGCTTCATGGGCCGAGCTATTTCTCAATACTGCTCGTGCATTTGATGTCATTGATCATATCAGCCCTCCCAAGGACACTGTAATCAATAAGGATACTAAATGGAACCGTTTTGATGCCGTTGTTAAGCAATGGATCTATAACACCATCTCTCTCGATCTCCTACATACAATTCTCGAACCGGGTGAAACGGCGCAAAGTGCTTGGGATCGTCTCAAAGACATATTCAATGACACTAAAAAATCCAAGGCCGTAATATAA